In Elaeis guineensis isolate ETL-2024a chromosome 1, EG11, whole genome shotgun sequence, a genomic segment contains:
- the LOC105034813 gene encoding importin beta-like SAD2, producing MDLPSLTVVLRAALSPNPDERKAAEESLNQFQYMPQHLVRLLQIIVDGTCDMAVRQVASIHFKNFVAKNWSPHESGEPQKISESDKCMVRENILGFIVQVPPLLRAQLGECLKTIIHADYPEQWPSLLHWIKCNLQLQDLQVVGALYVLRVLSRKYEFKSDEERIPLYLIVEQTFPHLLSIFNKLVQIANPSVEVADLIKLICKIFWSSIYLEIPKQLFDPNAFNAWMVLFLNILERPVPLEGQPSDPELRKSWGWWKVKKWTIHILNRLYTRFGDLKLQKPESKAFAQMFQKNYAGKILECHLQLLNAIRTGGYLPDRVINLILQYLSSSIPKNSMYQLLQPQLDTVLFEIIFPLMCFNDNDQKLWNEDPHEYVRKGYDIIEDLYSPRTAAMDFVSELVRKRGKGNLHKFIQFIVEIFRRYDEASVELKPYRQKDGALLAIGALCDKLKQTEPYKSELERMLVQHVFPEFTSCVGHLRAKAAWVAGQYAHINFQDPNNFRRALHSVVSGLHDPELPVRVDSVFALRSFVEACKDLNEIRPILPQLLDEFFKLMNEVENEDLVFTLETIVDKFGEEMAPYAIGLCQNLAAAFWRCMDTSEADDEADDSGALAAVGCLRAISTILESVSRLPHLFVQIEPILLPIMRRMLTTDGQDVFEEVLEIVSYMTFVSPTISLEMWSLWPLIMEALHDWAIDYFENILVPLDNYISRGTAHFLACKDPDYQQNLWNILSSIMSDRNMEDNDIEPAPKLIEVVFQNCKGQVDQWVEPYLRVTIDRLRRTEKPRLKCLLIQVIADALYYNASLTLGTLHKLGVATEVFSLWFQMLQQVKKSGLLANFKREYDKKVCCLGLTSLLGLPADQLPGEALERVFKATLDLLVSYKNQVAESNKQNDVDDDDMDGLEADEEDEEEDDSDREMGVDAEDGDEADSLKLQKLAAEARAFQSNDFDDLDDDFTDDEELQSPIDEVDPFIFFVETVHAMQGSNPTRFQTLMQTLDFHYQALANGVARHAEQRRVEIEKEKLDSTAK from the exons ATGGATCTGCCAAGCCTTACCGTTGTTCTCCGGGCCGCGCTCAGCCCCAACCCGGACGAGAGGAAGGCGGCCGAGGAGAGCCTCAATCAG TTTCAGTATATGCCACAGCATTTGGTGAGGTTGTTGCAGATCATAGTTGATGGTACCTGTGATATGGCTGTGCGCCAAGTTGCCAGCATTCATTTCAAGAACTTTGTGGCTAAAAACTGGTCACCTCATGAATCTG GTGAGCCTCAAAAGATATCTGAAAGTGATAAGTGCATGGTCCGTGAAAATATCCTTGGATTTATTGTTCAAGTTCCACCACTGTTGAG AGCTCAGCTTGGTGAATGCCTTAAAACAATAATCCATGCTGATTACCCAGAACAGTGGCCTAGTCTTCTTCACTGGATAAAGTGTAACTTACAGTTGCAAGATCTGCAAGTAGTTGGAGCTTTATACGTATTGAGGGTTCTCTCTAGGAAATATGA GTTCAAGTCTGATGAAGAGCGCATACCACTTTATCTCATTGTAGAGCAGACATTCCCTCACTTACTGAGTATATTCAACAAACTTGTTCAGATTGCTAACCCTTCAGTTGAAGTAgctgatttgatcaaacttataTGCAAAATATTTTGGTCATCAATATAT CTGGAGATTCCAAAGCAACTATTTGATCCCAATGCATTCAATGCATGGATGGTTTTATTCTTGAATATATTGGAAAGGCCTGTTCCATTGGAAGGTCAACCATCGGACCCCGAGCTTCGAAAATCTTGGGGATGGTGGAAGGTCAAGAAGTGGACAATTCACATCTTAAACCGTTTATACACTCG ATTTGGAGATCTGAAGCTTCAGAAGCCAGAAAGTAAAGCTTTTGCTCAAATGTTCCAGAAAAATTATGCTGGAAAAATTTTGGAATGCCATCTACAATTGCTCAATGCCATCCGCACAGGTGGATATTTGCCTGATAGAGTTATCAACCTTATCCTTCAATATCTCAGCAGCAG TATTCCCAAAAACAGCATGTACCAATTACTGCAGCCACAACTAGACACTGTtctttttgagataatttttccATTAATGTGTTTCAATGACAATGACCAAAAATTATGGAATGAGGATCCTCATGAGTATGTCAGGAAGGGCTATG ACATTATTGAAGATCTATACAGCCCCCGGACTGCAGCCATGGACTTTGTTAGTGAATTAGTGAGAAAACGTGGCAAAGGAAACCTCCATAAGTTCATTCAGTTCATTGTGGAGATTTTTAGGAG ATATGATGAGGCATCTGTTGAGTTGAAGCCATATCGCCAAAAAGATGGTGCTCTTCTGGCTATTGGAGCATTATGTGATAAACTAAAACAAACTGAGCCTTACAAGTCCGAGCTCGAGCGCATGCTAGTGCAACATGTATTCCCTGAGTTCACAAGCTGTGTTGGTCATCTTCGAGCAAAG GCAGCATGGGTTGCAGGGCAGTATGCTCATATCAACTTTCAAGACCCAAACAATTTTCGCAGAGCATTACATTCTGTTGTCTCAGGATTGCATGATCCAGAGCTTCCTGTGCGTGTTGATTCAGTCTTTGCATTGCGCTCTTTCGTTGAAGCGTGCAAAG ATCTGAATGAGATCCGTCCAATTCTTCCTCAATTGCTTGAtg AGTTTTTCAAACTCATGAATGAAGTTGAAAATGAGGACCTTGTCTTCACTCTTGAGACTATTGTGGACAAATTTGGTGAAGAGATGGCGCCATATGCTATTGGCTTATGCCAGAATCTG GCTGCTGCATTCTGGAGGTGCATGGATACCTCTGAAGCAGATGATGAGGCTGATGATTCAGGTGCTCTGGCAGCTGTTGGTTGTTTGCGTGCCATAAGCACAATTCTTGAGTCTGTGAGCAGGCTTCCCCATCTTTTTGTCCAAATTGAGCCTATATTACTACCTATAATGCGGAGAATGTTGACTACAGATGGTCAAG ATGTTTTTGAAGAAGTTTTGGAAATTGTCTCCTATATGACATTTGTCTCCCCAACAATTTCATTGGAGATGTGGAGTCTTTGGCctttgataatggaagctcttcATGATTGGGCTATTGATTACTTTGAAA ATATTCTTGTTCCATTGGACAACTACATATCCAGGGGTACCGCACATTTTCTTGCCTGCAAAGATCCTGACTACCAGCAAAACTTATGGAATATACTTTCATCT ATTATGTCTGACAGAAACATGGAAGACAATGACATTGAGCCTGCACCAAAGCTTATTGAAGTAGTATTCCAAAATTGCAAAGGTCAAGTGGATCAATGGGTTGAGCCATATCTCAGGGTTACAATTGATCGATTGCGTCGAACAGAAAAGCCACGCTTAAAATGTCTACTAATACAAGTG ATTGCAGATGCTCTTTATTACAATGCTTCCTTGACACTTGGGACTTTACATAAGCTTGGGGTTGCAACAGAAGTCTTCAGTCTCTGGTTCCAGATGCTGCAGCAAGTTAAAAAAAGTGGTTTACTTGCAAATTTTAAGAG AGAATATGACAAAAAAGTTTGCTGCCTGGGATTGACTTCGCTTCTTGGCCTTCCTGCGGACCAATTACCAGGGGAAGCATTGGAACGTGTCTTCAAAGCAACACTTGACCTGCTTGTTTCTTACAAAAATCAAGTTGCAG AGAGTAACAAGCaaaatgatgttgatgatgatgaTATGGATGGCCTTGAGGCTGATGAGGAAGATGAGGAAGAAGATGATTCTGACAGGGAAATGGgagttgatgctgaggatggagaTGAAGCAGACAGCCTCAAGCTCCAAAAGCTAGCTGCAGAG GCGAGAGCTTTCCAgtcgaatgattttgatgatttggaTGATGATTTTACTGATGATGAAGAGCTACAATCACCTATTGATGAGGTggatccttttattttctttgtcgAAACTGTCCATG